The Salmo salar chromosome ssa06, Ssal_v3.1, whole genome shotgun sequence genome window below encodes:
- the LOC106606909 gene encoding serine/threonine-protein kinase SBK1 isoform X1, producing the protein MSSSPHGSHGSGSRASIDILEELQLIAAQNLEKLDISKYYEVIRELGKGTYGKVDLVIHKIRGTKMALKFLRKKTTKLKSFLREYSISLYLSPCPFIINMFGIAFETDDYYVFAQEYALAGDLFDIIPPQVGLPETVAKRCVHQVAIALDYLHCKKLVHRDIKPENILIFDKECRKVKLSDFGMTRRAGSPVKRVSGTIPYTAPELCDASQHEGFCVDYSTDVWAFGVLLFCMLTGNFPWEKALPSDAFYQEFVRWQRRRTGTVPSQWRRFTDEGLRMFRRLLSIEQERRCSVKEVFSYFNHPWMLDNESGSSSVAGGGSVGSGPQVELSSSSSEEDVLVDRLKQQSLIEPMGGHYSSTGSPSSTSSYERVSRDNGGAGRILVATPIEICV; encoded by the exons ATGAGCTCCTCTCCCCATGGGTCCCACGGGTCTGGGTCCCGCGCCTCCATCGACATCCTGGAGGAGCTGCAGCTCATTGCTGCCCAGAACCTGGAGAAGCTAGACATCAGCAAGTACTATGAGGTCATCAGAGAGCTGGGTAAGGGTACCTATGGGAAAGTGGACCTGGTCATCCACAAAATCAGAG GCACTAAGATGGCTCTGAAGTTCTTGAGGAAGAAAACAACCAAACTGAAGAGCTTCTTAAGGGAGTACagcatctctctctacctgtctccctgCCCCTTTATCATCAACATGTTCGGCATTGCCTTTGAGACAGACGACTACTACGTCTTCGCTCAGGAGTATGCCCTGGCAGGAGACCTCTTCGACATCATTCCCCCTCAG GTGGGTCTTCCAGAGACGGTGGCTAAGCGTTGTGTCCACCAGGTCGCCATCGCCCTGGACTACCTGCACTGTAAGAAGCTAGTCCACCGGGACATCAAGCCTGAGAACATCCTCATCTTTGACAAAGAGTGCCGTAAGGTCAAGCTGTCAGACTTCGGCATGACGCGGCGTGCCGGCTCCCCAGTGAAGCGTGTCAGCGGAACCATCCCGTACACGGCACCGGAGTTGTGCGACGCCTCGCAGCACGAGGGCTTCTGCGTGGACTACAGCACTGACGTGTGGGCCTTTGGTGTCCTCCTCTTCTGCATGCTCACTGGCAACTTCCCCTGGGAGAAGGCCCTGCCGTCGGACGCCTTCTACCAGGAGTTTGTGCGCTGGCAGCGGCGCCGGACGGGCACGGTGCCCTCTCAGTGGCGGCGCTTCACAGACGAGGGGCTGCGCATGTTCCGCAGGCTCCTGTCCATTGAGCAGGAGCGCCGCTGCTCCGTTAAGGAGGTTTTCAGCTACTTCAACCACCCCTGGATGCTGGACAATGAGTCGGGCAGCAGCAGCGTTGCGGGAGGAGGGTCAGTGGGCAGTGGGCCCCAGGTAGAGCTCAGCTCGTCGTCATCTGAAGAGGATGTGCTGGTGGACAGGCTAAAGCAGCAGAGCCTGATAGAGCCCATGGGCGGACACTACTCCTCCACCggctccccctcctccaccagcAGCTACGAACGTGTCTCCCGTGACAACGGAGGGGCCGGACGCATCTTGGTGGCCACGCCCATTGAAATCTGTGTGTAG
- the LOC106606909 gene encoding serine/threonine-protein kinase SBK1 isoform X2 gives MSSSPHGSHGSGSRASIDILEELQLIAAQNLEKLDISKYYEVIRELGTKMALKFLRKKTTKLKSFLREYSISLYLSPCPFIINMFGIAFETDDYYVFAQEYALAGDLFDIIPPQVGLPETVAKRCVHQVAIALDYLHCKKLVHRDIKPENILIFDKECRKVKLSDFGMTRRAGSPVKRVSGTIPYTAPELCDASQHEGFCVDYSTDVWAFGVLLFCMLTGNFPWEKALPSDAFYQEFVRWQRRRTGTVPSQWRRFTDEGLRMFRRLLSIEQERRCSVKEVFSYFNHPWMLDNESGSSSVAGGGSVGSGPQVELSSSSSEEDVLVDRLKQQSLIEPMGGHYSSTGSPSSTSSYERVSRDNGGAGRILVATPIEICV, from the exons ATGAGCTCCTCTCCCCATGGGTCCCACGGGTCTGGGTCCCGCGCCTCCATCGACATCCTGGAGGAGCTGCAGCTCATTGCTGCCCAGAACCTGGAGAAGCTAGACATCAGCAAGTACTATGAGGTCATCAGAGAGCTGG GCACTAAGATGGCTCTGAAGTTCTTGAGGAAGAAAACAACCAAACTGAAGAGCTTCTTAAGGGAGTACagcatctctctctacctgtctccctgCCCCTTTATCATCAACATGTTCGGCATTGCCTTTGAGACAGACGACTACTACGTCTTCGCTCAGGAGTATGCCCTGGCAGGAGACCTCTTCGACATCATTCCCCCTCAG GTGGGTCTTCCAGAGACGGTGGCTAAGCGTTGTGTCCACCAGGTCGCCATCGCCCTGGACTACCTGCACTGTAAGAAGCTAGTCCACCGGGACATCAAGCCTGAGAACATCCTCATCTTTGACAAAGAGTGCCGTAAGGTCAAGCTGTCAGACTTCGGCATGACGCGGCGTGCCGGCTCCCCAGTGAAGCGTGTCAGCGGAACCATCCCGTACACGGCACCGGAGTTGTGCGACGCCTCGCAGCACGAGGGCTTCTGCGTGGACTACAGCACTGACGTGTGGGCCTTTGGTGTCCTCCTCTTCTGCATGCTCACTGGCAACTTCCCCTGGGAGAAGGCCCTGCCGTCGGACGCCTTCTACCAGGAGTTTGTGCGCTGGCAGCGGCGCCGGACGGGCACGGTGCCCTCTCAGTGGCGGCGCTTCACAGACGAGGGGCTGCGCATGTTCCGCAGGCTCCTGTCCATTGAGCAGGAGCGCCGCTGCTCCGTTAAGGAGGTTTTCAGCTACTTCAACCACCCCTGGATGCTGGACAATGAGTCGGGCAGCAGCAGCGTTGCGGGAGGAGGGTCAGTGGGCAGTGGGCCCCAGGTAGAGCTCAGCTCGTCGTCATCTGAAGAGGATGTGCTGGTGGACAGGCTAAAGCAGCAGAGCCTGATAGAGCCCATGGGCGGACACTACTCCTCCACCggctccccctcctccaccagcAGCTACGAACGTGTCTCCCGTGACAACGGAGGGGCCGGACGCATCTTGGTGGCCACGCCCATTGAAATCTGTGTGTAG